A genomic segment from Osmerus mordax isolate fOsmMor3 chromosome 5, fOsmMor3.pri, whole genome shotgun sequence encodes:
- the LOC136943577 gene encoding potassium voltage-gated channel subfamily G member 3-like: MKFGKSICILNVGGTKYAFSKDVIKDFPLSRVSRLHKCASEKEVLEVCDDYDRERNEFFFDRHSEAFGFIMLYVKYGKLRFVPQMCELSFYNEMIYWGLESSHLEFCCQRRLDDRMSDTYTHFSEEDTIKHEGGLRGDCLENREGADSEQSKWLDRMRRTFEEPTSSVAAQILASVSVIFVIVSMVMLCASTLPDWKSAESSVEEQRIIEAVCIGWFTAECIVRFMVSRDKCEFVRRPLNIIDLLAITPYYISVTMTGLTGENSQLQRAGVTLRVLRMMRIFWVIKLARHFLGLQTLGLTLRRCYREMVMLLVFIAVAMAIFSALAQLLEHGLDLESGNEDYASIPAACWWVIISMTTVGYGDMYPITVPGRVLGGLCVVSGIVLLALPITFIYHSFVQCYNELKFRSARCSRSLSAEFLN; encoded by the exons ATGAAGTTTGGAAAGAGCATTTGTATCCTCAATGTGGGTGGTACAAAATACGCGTTCTCTAAAGACGTGATCAAGGATTTCCCTCTGAGTAGAGTGAGTCGCTTGCACAAATGTGCGTCGGAGAAAGAAGTATTGGAAGTGTGCGACGACTATGACCGAGAGAGAAATGAGTTTTTCTTCGATAGGCACTCCGAGGCTTTTGGTTTTATTATGTTGTACGTAAAGTACGGCAAACTTAGATTCGTACCACAGATGTGCGAGTTGTCATTCTACAATGAAATGATTTACTGGGGACTGGAGAGCTCTCACCTGGAGTTCTGCTGTCAGCGAAGGTTAGATGATCGGATGTCTGACACGTATACGCATTTTTCTGAAGAAGACACCATAAAACACGAGGGAGGGTTAAGGGGAGATTGTTTGGAGAACCGCGAGGGCGCTGACAGTGAGCAGTCAAAGTGGCTTGATAGAATGCGAAGGACTTTTGAGGAGCCAACTTCTTCGGTAGCAGCACAAATTTTGGCCTCGGTGTCCGTCATATTTGTCATAGTGTCCATGGTGATGCTTTGTGCAAGTACTTTACCAGACTGGAAATCCGCTGAAAGCAGCGTGGAGGAGCAAAG GATCATCGAGGCCGTGTGTATTGGCTGGTTCACCGCAGAGTGCATTGTCCGTTTCATGGTGTCACGGGACAAGTGTGAGTTTGTGCGGCGGCCCCTGAACATCATCGACCTCCTTGCCATCACGCCCTATTACATCTCCGTTACCATGACGGGACTGACAGGCGAGAACTCGCAGCTGCAGCGGGCCGGCGTGACGTTACGCGTTTTGCGCATGATGCGCATCTTCTGGGTCATCAAGCTGGCGCGCCACTTCCTGGGCCTTCAGACGCTGGGCTTGACGCTGCGGCGCTGCTACCGTGAGATGGTGATGCTCCTGGTGTTCATCGCCGTGGCCATGGCCATCTTCAGTGCGCTGGCCCAGCTGCTGGAGCACGGCCTGGACCTGGAGTCGGGCAACGAGGACTACGCCAGCATCCCGGCAGCCTGCTGGTGGGTTATTATCTCCATGACTACCGTGGGCTATGGAGACATGTACCCCATCACTGTGCCCGGGCGCGTGCTGGGTGGCCTGTGCGTGGTAAGCGGCATCGTGCTGCTGGCACTGCCCATCACCTTCATCTACCACAGCTTCGTCCAGTGCTACAATGAACTGAAGTTCCGCTCCGCTCGCTGCTCCAGGAGCCTCTCTGCAGAGTTCCTCAACTGA
- the LOC136943128 gene encoding cytochrome c oxidase subunit 7A-related protein, mitochondrial-like isoform X1, with product MYYKISGVTQKLVGAAPTAYAPQGLKLTVPTEAPPLIFATPTKVVSEAASTVEYMGINKVPDMQKLFQRSDGIPVHLKRGLMDKMLYRTTMGLTIGGTLYCLMALYIAAQPANK from the exons atgtactaTAAGATAAGCGGTGTAACACAAAAATTAGTCGGAGCGGCACCGACAGCATATGCCCCTCAG GGGCTTAAGCTGACGGTGCCCACGGAAGCCCCACCACTCATATTTGCCACCCCAACCAAAGTGGTGTCAGAGGCAGCCTCCACAGTAGAGTACATGGGAATTAACAAAGTCCCCGACATGCAGAAACTCTTCCAG AGGTCTGATGGTATCCCCGTCCACCTGAAAAGGGGCTTAATGGACAAGATGCTGTATAGGACCACCATGGGCCTGACCATTGGGGGTACTTTGTACTGCCTGATGGCCCTCTACATCGCTGCCCAGCCAGCCAACAAGTGA
- the LOC136943128 gene encoding cytochrome c oxidase subunit 7A-related protein, mitochondrial-like isoform X2 — protein sequence MNGLTDYCHSTTVSSRKGLKLTVPTEAPPLIFATPTKVVSEAASTVEYMGINKVPDMQKLFQRSDGIPVHLKRGLMDKMLYRTTMGLTIGGTLYCLMALYIAAQPANK from the exons ATGAACGGGTTGACCGACTATTGCCACAGTACTACTGTCAGTAGCCGCAAA GGGCTTAAGCTGACGGTGCCCACGGAAGCCCCACCACTCATATTTGCCACCCCAACCAAAGTGGTGTCAGAGGCAGCCTCCACAGTAGAGTACATGGGAATTAACAAAGTCCCCGACATGCAGAAACTCTTCCAG AGGTCTGATGGTATCCCCGTCCACCTGAAAAGGGGCTTAATGGACAAGATGCTGTATAGGACCACCATGGGCCTGACCATTGGGGGTACTTTGTACTGCCTGATGGCCCTCTACATCGCTGCCCAGCCAGCCAACAAGTGA
- the LOC136942736 gene encoding zinc-binding protein A33-like codes for MGEPTTTLEQELSCPICIDFYQDPVSLSCRHSFCRCCLKTAWEQGKKRQCPVCKRKSSKDIYQPNLKLANIVEDFLQKEGAKRGGEGHGEGPGVCVTHRKKLKGFCGECEVLLCAVCVEAHSKHTHQTIEVAAEVCKSKLDSLLKALGARADLNLVRDASNNAALFIKNQAQETAGQIRREFTQLHQYLKEEEETRLAALKQEEGRKTASLAERTTHLISEMASLSEKITDIENRMETDALFFLKIYKDIKLRAQQSITDLEPVSGSLIDVAKHLGNLRFNVWKKIQDKVTYTPVTLDVNTAHADLLISGGLLEVKDGRVSRAVPDNAERFDSSVSVLGSQSFSSGTHSWEVEVGPKKAWTLGVAKGGVTRKGSVTVSPNGGIWAVGLWNGTEFSAGTAPLGTPLTLKRKPQKVRVQLDYEGGKVSFHDSSDMSLIYTFKDSFKERLFPYFSPCLNSDGSNPGSLKICPENVCVTVTQTALSKKTIQP; via the exons ATGGGCGAGCCTACGACTACTCTGGAACAGGAACTGAGCTGTCCCATCTGTATAGACTTCTACCAAGACCCTGTGAGTCTGAGCTGCCGGCACAGCTTCTGCCGCTGCTGTCTGAAGACAGCCTGGGAGCAGGGGAAGAAGCGGCAGTGCCCCGTCTGTAAACGCAAGTCCTCCAAGGACATTTATCAGCCCAACCTGAAGCTGGCCAACATCGTGGAGGATTTCCTGCAGAAGGAAGGAGCgaagagagggggcgaggggcacggagagggtcccggggtgtgtgtgacccatAGGAAGAAGCTCAAGGGGTTCTGTGGGGAGTGCGAGGTGcttctgtgtgcagtgtgtgtggaggcgcaTTCCAAGCACACTCACCAGACAATTGAAGTGGCTGCAGAAGTGTGTAAG AGTAAACTCGATTCGCTGCTGAAAGCTCTTGGCGCTCGGGCAGACTTGAATCTGGTGAGAGATGCTAGCAACAATGCCGCACTGTTCATCAAG AACCAGGCCCAGGAGACGGCAGGCCAGATTCGAAGAGAGTTTACCCAGCTGCACCAGtacctgaaggaggaggaggagaccaggctgGCGGCCctgaagcaggaggaggggaggaagacagcATCACTGGCTGAGAGGACGACCCATCTGATCAGCGAGATGGCCTCACTCTCAGAGAAGATCACTGACATAGAGAACAGGATGGAGACTGATGCACTCTTTTTCCTAAag ATCTACAAAGACATTAAACTCAG GGCCCAGCAGAGCATTACAGACCTGGAGCCTGTCTCTGGGTCTCTGATTGATGTGGCCAAACACCTGGGCAATCTAAGGTTTAATGTGTGGAAGAAGATTCAGGATAAAGTGACATACA CGCCTGTGACCTTGGACGTGAACACAGCTCACGCCGACCTGCTCATCTCTGGGGGCCTTTTGGAAGTTAAAGATGGACGGGTGTCCCGGGCGGTGCCTGATAACGCTGAGCGCTTTGACAGTTCAGTCAGTGTGCTTGGTTCCCAAAGCTTCAGCTCTGGCACACAcagctgggaggtggaggtggggcctAAGAAGGCGTGGACTCTGGGTGTGGCCAAAGGGGGCGTGACCAGGAAGGGCAGTGTAACCGTCAGCCCGAATGGTGGGATTTGGGCGGTGGGCCTGTGGAACGGGACAGAGTTCAGTGCTGGGACAGCCCCTCTGGGAACCCCTTTGACCTTGAAGAGAAAACCCCAGAAGGTCAGGGTTCAGCTAGACTATGAGGGAGGCAAGGTGTCATTCCACGATTCCAGTGACATGTCACTAATTTACACGTTTAAGGACAGCTTCAAGGAGAGGCTGTTCCCCTACTTTTCTCCCTGTCTGAACTCTGATGGCAGCAACCCTGGTTCTCTGAAGATCTGCCCTGAGAAcgtgtgtgtcactgtcactCAAACAGCCCTCTCCAAGAAGACTATTCAACCGTGA